The Chionomys nivalis chromosome 16, mChiNiv1.1, whole genome shotgun sequence genome includes the window GGACAGGCCGGATTTGGCAATGATACTTTGAGCAAGGTGCCTGGCATTAGTAGTATTGAGCAAGGCATGACTGGACTGAAAATTGGTGGTGACCTGACGGCTGCAGTGACAAAAACTGTAGGTACAGCCTTGAGCAGCAGTGGTATGACTAGCATTGCAACCAATAATGTGCCCCCTGTTAGCAGTGCAGCACCTAAACCAACTTCTTGGGCTGCTATTgccagaaagcctgccaaaccTCAACCGAAACTTAAACCCAAGGGCAATGTGGGCATTGGGGGTTCTGCTGTCCCACCACCTCCTATAAAACACAACATGAATATTGGAACTTGGGATGAAAAAGGGTCAGTGGTAAAGGCTCCACCAACCCAACCAGTTCTGCCTCCTCAAACTATAATCCAGCAGCCTCAGCCATTAATTCAACCACCACCATTGGTGCAAAGCCAACTGCCTCAACAGCAGCCTCAGCCACCACAACCACAGCAGCAACAAGGACCTCAGCCACAGGCCCAGCCTCACCAAGTGCAGCCTCAGCAGCCACAACTGCAGAATCGCTGGGTAGCTCCTCGGAATAGGGGAACTGGCTTCAACCAGAATAATGGAGCAGGCAATGAAAACTTTGGTTTAGGTGTTGTACCTGTTAGTGCTTCACCTTCTAGTGTAGAGGTGCATCCAGTGCTGGAAAAACTAAAGGCCATAAACAACTATAATCCCAAAGACTTTGATTGGAACCTGAAGAATGGACGTGTGTTTATAATTAAGAGCTATTCTGAGGATGATATACATCGTTCCATTAAGTACTCTATCTGGTGTAGTACTGAGCATGGTAATAAGCGTTTGGATGCAGCTTATCGTTCCCTGAATGGGAAAGGCCCGCTCTATTTACTCTTCAGTGTGAATGGCAGTGGACATTTTTGTGGAGTGGCTGAAATGAAGTCTGTTGTGGACTATAATGCATATGCTGGTGTCTGGTCTCAGGATAAGTGGAAGGGCAAATTTGAAGTTAAATGGATCTTTGTCAAAGATGTTCCCAATAACCAATTACGACATATTCGCttagaaaacaatgacaacaaaccaGTAACCAATTCAAGGGACACTCAAGAAGTACCCCTAGAGAAAGCAAAGCAAGTGCTTAAAATAATCGCTACTTTCAAGCATACCACCTCAATCTTTGATGACTTTGCACATTATGAAAAGCgtcaagaggaggaggaagccatgCGAAGGGTAAGTACGAATCCAATAATTTTTTGTGTGAGGATTTATACTCATGGGTGGAGTGCATGGAATGGCATCCATTTATACCTCTGAATATTATAGTTTATGAACTTTATTCTGAGAAACCAAAAGCTTAAAAAACAGAACTCTGATCTACCTCTTATCCGCAGCCCTTCTAGTTACTGCTCTTAGATGTTGCTATATTTTCCAGTATTTGTTAAT containing:
- the Ythdf3 gene encoding YTH domain-containing family protein 3 isoform X1, producing the protein MFYLDLTLLHRAEETGEESFSVQNGSIHQKDAVNDDDFEPYLSSQTNQNNSYPPMSDPYMPSYYAPSIGFPYSLGEAAWSTAGDQPMPYLTTYGQMSNGEHHYIPDGVFSQPGALGNTPPFLGQHGFNFFPGNADFSTWGTSGSQGQSTQNSAYSSSYGYPPSSLGRAITDGQAGFGNDTLSKVPGISSIEQGMTGLKIGGDLTAAVTKTVGTALSSSGMTSIATNNVPPVSSAAPKPTSWAAIARKPAKPQPKLKPKGNVGIGGSAVPPPPIKHNMNIGTWDEKGSVVKAPPTQPVLPPQTIIQQPQPLIQPPPLVQSQLPQQQPQPPQPQQQQGPQPQAQPHQVQPQQPQLQNRWVAPRNRGTGFNQNNGAGNENFGLGVVPVSASPSSVEVHPVLEKLKAINNYNPKDFDWNLKNGRVFIIKSYSEDDIHRSIKYSIWCSTEHGNKRLDAAYRSLNGKGPLYLLFSVNGSGHFCGVAEMKSVVDYNAYAGVWSQDKWKGKFEVKWIFVKDVPNNQLRHIRLENNDNKPVTNSRDTQEVPLEKAKQVLKIIATFKHTTSIFDDFAHYEKRQEEEEAMRRERTRNKQ
- the Ythdf3 gene encoding YTH domain-containing family protein 3 isoform X2, with amino-acid sequence MSATSVDQRPKGQGNKVSVQNGSIHQKDAVNDDDFEPYLSSQTNQNNSYPPMSDPYMPSYYAPSIGFPYSLGEAAWSTAGDQPMPYLTTYGQMSNGEHHYIPDGVFSQPGALGNTPPFLGQHGFNFFPGNADFSTWGTSGSQGQSTQNSAYSSSYGYPPSSLGRAITDGQAGFGNDTLSKVPGISSIEQGMTGLKIGGDLTAAVTKTVGTALSSSGMTSIATNNVPPVSSAAPKPTSWAAIARKPAKPQPKLKPKGNVGIGGSAVPPPPIKHNMNIGTWDEKGSVVKAPPTQPVLPPQTIIQQPQPLIQPPPLVQSQLPQQQPQPPQPQQQQGPQPQAQPHQVQPQQPQLQNRWVAPRNRGTGFNQNNGAGNENFGLGVVPVSASPSSVEVHPVLEKLKAINNYNPKDFDWNLKNGRVFIIKSYSEDDIHRSIKYSIWCSTEHGNKRLDAAYRSLNGKGPLYLLFSVNGSGHFCGVAEMKSVVDYNAYAGVWSQDKWKGKFEVKWIFVKDVPNNQLRHIRLENNDNKPVTNSRDTQEVPLEKAKQVLKIIATFKHTTSIFDDFAHYEKRQEEEEAMRRERTRNKQ